One Chaetodon trifascialis isolate fChaTrf1 chromosome 12, fChaTrf1.hap1, whole genome shotgun sequence DNA window includes the following coding sequences:
- the igfbp5b gene encoding insulin-like growth factor-binding protein 5b, with the protein MFLSFCLLVTFILGLSGCLSSYVPCEPCDQKALSMCPPVPVGCQLVKEPGCGCCLTCALSEGQACGVYTGTCTQGLRCLPRSGEEKPLHALLHGRGVCTNEKGYKPAHPPIDRESHEDTITTEITEELQPAKVPLLPKDIVNSKKVHALRKEKNRKLGKLRSMGSSTDYSPLPIDKHEPEFGPCRRRLDGIIQGMKDTSRVMALSLYLPNCDRKGFFKRKQCKPSRGRKRGICWCVDKYGAQLPGTDYSGGDIQCKDLESSNNNE; encoded by the exons ATGTTTCTGAGTTTTTGCCTCTTGGTGACATTTATCTTGGGGCTGTCGGGGTGCTTGAGCTCATACGTGCCGTGCGAGCCTTGTGACCAGAAGGCGCTGTCCATGTGCCCTCCGGTCCCGGTCGGCTGCCAGCTGGTCAAGGAGCCGGGCTGCGGCTGCTGCCTAACGTGCGCCCTGTCGGAGGGACAGGCGTGCGGCGTTTACACCGGGACTTGCACCCAGGGCCTCCGCTGCCTGCCGAGGAGCGGGGAGGAGAAACCCCTGCACGCCCTTCTCCACGGCAGGGGAGTGTGCACCAACGAGAAAGGATACAAACCTGCTCACCCGCCCATAG ATCGTGAGTCTCATGAGGACACCATAACCACAGAGAttacagaggagctgcagccagcTAAAGTGCCACTGCTTCCCAAAGACATCGTGAACAGTAAAAAGGTCCACGCACTACGCAAGGAGAAAAATAGGAAGCTCGGCAAGCTGCGCTCCATGGGCTCCTCCACAGACTACTCCCCTCTGCCCATCGACAAGCATGAGCCGGAGTTT GGTCcatgcaggaggaggctggacgGAATCATTCAAGGAATGAAGGACACTTCTCGTGTAATGGCTCTGTCTTTGTACCTTCCCAACTGCGACAGAAAAGGATTCTTCAAGCGCAAGCAG TGCAAGCCATCTCGCGGACGCAAACGAGGCATCTGCTGGTGTGTGGACAAGTATGGCGCTCAGCTCCCTGGCACGGACTACAGCGGAGGGGACATTCAATGTAAAGACCTGgaaagcagcaacaacaacgaGTGA